A stretch of the Panicum virgatum strain AP13 chromosome 9N, P.virgatum_v5, whole genome shotgun sequence genome encodes the following:
- the LOC120688775 gene encoding uncharacterized protein LOC120688775 encodes MGLDHTIVQPEAGKDERTKPDKAKALHFLQHHLHPDLKSEYMTERDPLVLWQSLKGRFSQQRSIVLPRAQQDWINLRFQDFKSVAAYNSALHRIVTKMRLCGLKITDVDMIEKTLSTFHPGNIVLQQQYMNSKYTKYSELSEVLSVAEQQNEVLMNNHSVRPTGFMAMPEAYANVAESSRNHKRACGKGKWKGKRDAMFKGKGKGKPIGRVEPKKERGDHSGEEQGECYRCGTKGHWSRKCRTPRHLVDLYQQSKKRKGQHVSHFTAEPEAQKRDDMNVDTNGEDVQMDENEDSLLDDFDIFWDLQGSPKYHVKNDVHMY; translated from the coding sequence ATGGGTCTCGATCATACCATCGTCCAGCCTGAAGCTGGAAAGGATGAACGCACAAAACCTGATAAAGCAAAGGCGTTGCATTTTTTGCAACATCATCTCCACCCAGACCTGAAATCTGAGTACATGACGGAGAGGGATCCACTGGTATTATGGCAGTCCCTGAAGGGCCGTTTCAGCCAACAGCGGTCAATTGTGCTCCCAAGAGCACAACAGGACTGGATCAACCTACGCTTCCAAGACTTTAAGTCTGTGGCAGCGTACAACTCTGCTTTACACAGGATTGTGACTAAAATGCGTCTATGTGGCCTGAAGATCACAGATGTTGATATGATCGAGAAGACTCTATCCACCTTCCACCCTGGCAACATAGTACTGCAACAGCAATACATGAACTCAAAGTACACTAAGTACTCTGAGTTGAGTGAAGTATTGTCTGTTGCCGAACAACAGAATGAGGTTCTTATGAACAATCATTCTGTCCGGCCCACCGGCTTCATGGCTATGCCTGAAGCATACGCCAACGTTGCTGAGAGTTCTCGCAACCATAAAAGAGCCTGTGGAAAGGGAAAGTGGAAGGGGAAAAGAGATGCCATGTTtaaaggcaaaggaaagggaaagcCCATAGGTAGAGTCGAACCCAAGAAGGAAAGAGGTGATCATAGTGGGGAAGAGCAAGGTGAATGCTACAGATGCGGGACAAAGGGACATTGGTCCCGTAAGTGCCGCACCCCCAGACACCTGGTTGACCTTTACCAGCAGAGCAAGAAAAGGAAAGGTCAACATGTGTCCCACTTCACCGCTGAGCCAGAAGCTCAGAAGCGTGACGATATGAATGTCGACACGAACGGTGAAgatgtccaaatggatgaaaatgAGGACAGTCTTCTTGATGACTTTGATATATTTTGGGACCTGCAGGGATCTCCAAAATACCATGTTAAAAATGATGTCCACATGTATTAG
- the LOC120688776 gene encoding B3 domain-containing protein Os03g0620400-like: MAMSGGSRMKKPREHCQRYLDRLDEKNKTMSCFLRHMTANPKHGMIVPNRFVKHFAGKLSGTVKLESPNGNRYDVEVTEHHNKMMFRHGWEAFVDAHHIEENDSLLFRNIETSVFEVMILDSDGCEKMFRCSGRKNTQSVGERSVHFVDISSSSQHGTIESSGNERVARFVKGSSSRRGKTSKMDVTSSSSGGSGEDIPCEEESFESDDLQKPPGADYIISCRSHLSEEQKERVIALIEELEPKITVYVAVMQKCNVHPRAPFVVSSLLLLLL, encoded by the exons ATGGCTATGAGTGGTGGTTCTCGGATGAAGAAACCTCGTGAACATTGCCAAAGATACTTGGACCGTTTGGATGAAAAGAATAAGACTATGAGCTGCTTCCTCAGGCATATGACTGCCAATCCAAAACATGGCATG ATTGTACCGAACAGATTTGTGAAGCATTTTGCAGGAAAGTTGTCCGGAACTGTCAAATTAGAATCCCCTAATGGTAATCGATATGATGTCGAAGTTACAGAGCATCATAATAAGATGATGTTCAGACATGGGTGGGAGGCATTTGTTGATGCCCATCATATAGAAGAGAATGACTCATTGCTGTTCCGAAACATTGAGACATCTGTTTTTGAGGTTATGATCCTTGATTCGGATGGTTGTGAAAAAATGTTTCGTTGCTCTGGCAGAAAAAACACCCAAAGTGTTGGAGAAAGAAGTGTACATTTTGTTGATATTTCAAGCAGCTCTCAACATGGGACCATTGAATCATCAGGAAATGAGAGAGTTGCTAGGTTTGTGAAGGGTAGCTCCAGTCGACGAGGAAAAACATCAAAGATGGATGTTACATCTTCATCATCTGGTGGCTCAG GAGAAGACATTCCATGTGAAGAAGAATCTTTTGAGTCGGATGATCTCCAGAAACCCCCCGGGGCAGATTATATTATATCATGTCGCAGTCATCTATCTGAAGAACAAAAGGAGAGAGTAATTGCACTGATCGAGGAGCTTGAACCTAAAATTACTGTTTACGTTGCAGTCATGCAGAAGTGCAATGTTCATCCTCGGGCTCCTTTTGTTGTAAGTTcactgctgttgctgttgctgtaa